One segment of Streptomyces sp. NBC_00576 DNA contains the following:
- a CDS encoding SAM-dependent methyltransferase, with the protein MERPAWAPRGIDISVPSVSRIYDFYLGGSHNFEVDRQAARRAMEFMPGLPKIMQANRAFMRRAVRFAAAEGITQFLDIGSGIPTFGSVHEVVQSVSPEARVMYIDHDPVAVAHSQAVLAGNEHADVLAADLRKPREILDSPQVQGLIDQNRPVALLLVAILHFVEDMDDPYAAVAELRDALAPGSLLVLTHASYEGIPLPPERAGGAVDVYKDIRNPLVMRSRDAIARFFEGYDMVEPGLVAMPHWRPETAPEDEDAYSFSGFAGVGRKA; encoded by the coding sequence ATGGAGCGTCCCGCCTGGGCCCCCCGGGGCATCGACATCTCGGTGCCGAGCGTTTCCCGGATCTACGACTTCTACCTGGGCGGTTCGCACAACTTCGAGGTCGACCGGCAAGCGGCTCGCAGGGCGATGGAGTTCATGCCGGGACTTCCGAAGATCATGCAGGCGAACCGCGCTTTCATGCGCCGGGCCGTCCGCTTCGCCGCCGCCGAGGGCATCACCCAGTTCCTCGACATCGGCTCCGGTATTCCCACCTTCGGCAGCGTCCACGAAGTGGTGCAGTCGGTCAGCCCCGAGGCGCGGGTGATGTACATCGACCACGACCCGGTTGCCGTCGCACACAGCCAGGCGGTCCTGGCCGGCAACGAGCACGCGGACGTCCTCGCCGCCGATCTGCGCAAGCCCCGGGAGATCCTGGACAGCCCCCAGGTGCAGGGCCTGATCGACCAGAACCGGCCAGTGGCCCTGCTTCTCGTTGCCATACTGCACTTCGTGGAAGACATGGACGACCCGTACGCGGCGGTCGCCGAGCTGCGCGACGCGCTCGCGCCCGGCAGCCTGCTCGTCCTGACGCATGCCTCGTACGAGGGAATCCCGCTGCCGCCGGAGCGGGCCGGGGGCGCGGTCGACGTATACAAGGACATTCGCAACCCGCTGGTCATGCGCTCGCGCGATGCGATCGCGCGGTTCTTCGAGGGGTACGACATGGTGGAACCGGGACTGGTGGCGATGCCGCACTGGCGGCCGGAGACCGCACCGGAGGACGAGGACGCGTACTCCTTCTCCGGATTCGCCGGCGTGGGACGCAAGGCGTGA